In Fusarium oxysporum Fo47 chromosome XI, complete sequence, the following are encoded in one genomic region:
- a CDS encoding necrosis inducing protein gives MHAFTIVTVLAGALSVEAGPLKHAKRVLMGRLDDGAHEIEHKFQPATDFDKDGCYYTSAIDKDGNTNRGLSQKDVYFKGPADDCREPNRLENNNVYSRKRCNNGWCAIMYEYYFEKDQSSWGTINAAGGGNGHTHDWENIVVFVQGEEVKRVAPSCHGGYEHATNTPRLDGQRAKVVYHKDGGFTHCWRMANEADDDVENYTGQWFIGNLVGWDNWPVVNGRSLRDYLYDAWNGGVGPKFWDKDDSFTKKLGEAAGDQCPGFDPAKDE, from the exons ATGCACGCCTTCACAATCGTAACCGTCCTTGCCGGTGCTCTCAGCGTCGAAGCTGGACCCCTCAAGCACGCCAAGCGAGTTCTCATGGGCCGTCTCGACGACGGAGCTCACGAGATCGAGCACAAGTTCCAACCTGCCACCGATTTCGACAAGGACGGCTGCTACTACACTTCCGCCATCGACAAGGATGGTAACACCAACCGCGGTCTCAGCCAGAAGGACGTTTACTTCAAGGGCCCTGCTGATGATTGCCGTGAGCCAAACCGCCTGGAGAACAACAATGTTTATAGCCGAAAGCGCTGTAACAATGGTTGGTGTGCTATTATGTATGAGTACTACTTTGAGAAGGACCAGTCTTC TTGGGGCACTATCAACGCTGCCGGCGGCGGTAACGGTCACACTCACGACTGGGAGAACATCGTCGTATTTGTTCAAGGCGAAGAGGTCAAGCGCGTCGCTCCCTCATGCCACGGCGGCTACGAACACGCCACCAACACTCCCCGTCTCGACGGCCAACGCGCCAAGGTCGTCTACCACAAAGACGGTGGCTTCACTCACTGCTGGCGCATGGCCAACGAAGCcgacgatgatgtcgagAACTACACCGGTCAGTGGTTTATCGGTAACCTTGTTGGTTGGGACAACTGGCCTGTTGTCAACGGTCGATCTCTGCGAGACTACCTCTATGATGCTTGGAACGGCGGTGTTGGTCCTAAGTTCTGGGATAAGGATGATAGTTTTACtaagaagcttggtgaggcTGCTGGTGATCAGTGCCCTGGTTTTGATCCCGCCAAGGACGAGTAG
- a CDS encoding cytochrome P450, producing the protein MTLEGDPSAGFLRDVLQSVTDHPRAVIATAVLGLVVLFVADTLRTWYRLSHVPGPFWAGFSKAWMVRQSFKGIQPYAIQQANEKYGSLVRIGPNELATDDPKLLKRMMSSRSAYTRGPWYNALRFEPGKDNLFSMRDDDAHAKLRNKMAAGYSGKENESLERTIDEHIAKLINLLETKYLSTDKDYRPVDFAQKIQFFTLDVISDLAFGQAFGYMEQDDDVFDFIKITKSYFPVTLIMANIPSLVSLLHSKLFSGALPKESDKLGFGAFIGVANKKVAERFAPGAQSHPDMLGSFIRHGLTQEQASRESLLNVVAGSDTSATTIRLIMLSLLSNPMMYLKLRNEIDDAIKAGSISSPITDAEARKLPYLQAVIQEGLRIKAPAAGPLFKQVPPQGDEIAGKFIPGGTQIGQSPFAVYHSKEIFGQDASLFSPERWINADPAKYEAMAEVCLGKPVAFIELNKIFVEASSIAVIDTIETNQAEQLLRRFDFCMARPERPLHIMNALFTLKTKSIFSVILFCLNRFIGTMIGSSVLFAFGLVTNVAIASVCKPRPSDSSSASSVESVTLSISATAPTTTVAAETTTATSADLSTTFASTVGDETTTEAIGTATTTETSVTVDFSTTIETTGTAETAITNAITTAATTTAETTTADATTTTADTFVPIPTFDVLAIGAQVDGQKLRGHVTTDYEMGWNMDRTPPILAFSIDPDTNQVKEVNGNYLCLQYGDPNEDYPNFLKLCDPGSVTNIDIGLGMVTCEQTRDRRLECSAPAAQCVEDDMTRMVTCSALPGTVTGFYTYSGIALAESRTTMIFTETHTVDTTNTATVDVSANTATSTVDMLSAATTSTIDATKITTTAESTITSDLPTSVSASEPFETFDVLAIGGSINRQYMKGGVNEGSMMGWDLTGTGTGHMPSFTIEPGTNYAKVLRNDLYLCIGYGDGSEPNFVVTDGLWLAIDSASNPTSGSPFQPIELGITPNESK; encoded by the exons ATGACTCTTGAAGGCGATCCCTCTGCAGGCTTTTTGCGCGATGTTTTGCAGAGCGTTACCGACCATCCTCGAGCCGTCATCGCTACCGCGGTTCTTGGGCTAGTGGTTCTCTTCGTAGCTGACACGTTGCGCACATGGTACCGGCTATCACATGTTCCCGGTCCATTCTGGGCGGGGTTCTCCAAAGCTTGGATGGTGAGACAATCCTTCAAAGGGATTCAACCTTATGCGATTCAACAAGCCAATGAGAAATATG GATCTCTCGTGCGCATTGGGCCCAATGAGCTAGCGACTGATGATCCCAAGCTGCTCAAGCGGATGATGTCAAGTCGCTCTGCTTATACAAGAGGACCTT GGTATAATGCTCTTCGTTTCGAACCTGGAAAAGATAACCTTTTCTCCATGAGAGATGATGACGCCCATGCAAAGCTGCGCAACAAGATGGCCGCTGGC TACTCCGGCAAAGAAAACGAGTCCCTCGAGCGCACCATTGACGAACACATTgccaaactcatcaacctcctgGAAACAAAGTATCTCTCAACAGACAAAGACTACCGCCCAGTGGACTTTGCTCAAAAGATCCAGTTCTTCACTCTAGATGTCATCAGCGATCTTGCATTTGGTCAAGCATTTGGGTACATGGagcaagatgatgatgtctTTGACTTTATCAAGATCACAAAGTCTTACTTCCCTGTCACGTTGATCATGGCAAATATCCCATCGCTCGTGTCTCTGCTGCACTCAAAGCTATTTAGTGGCGCGTTGCCGAAGGAGAGTGATAAGCTTGGCTTTGGGGCTTTCATCGG CGTTGCCAACAAGAAGGTCGCAGAACGATTTGCGCCAGGTGctcaatctcatccagaCATGCTGGGATCTTTCATCCGCCACGGTCTAACCCAGGAACAAGCTTCGCGAGAGTCCCTTCTCAACGTTGTCGCTGGAAGTGATACCTCAGCAACTACAATCCGCCTCATCATGCTCAGTCTCCTAAGCAATCCCATGATGTACCTCAAACTTCGAAACGAAATCGACGACGCAATCAAGGCCGGAAGTATCTCATCACCCATCACCGACGCTGAAGCGAGAAAGCTTCCTTATCTTCAAGCTGTTATCCAAGAAGGTCTTCGCATTAAAGCCCCTGCAGCTGGCCCACTGTTCAAGCAAGTTCCACCTCAGGGCGATGAGATCGCTGGCAAGTTCATACCAGGTGGAACACAGATCGGACAATCGCCATTTGCTGTTTATCACTCCAAAGAGATCTTCGGTCAAGACGCGAGTCTCTTTTCGCCTGAGCGATGGATTAATGCGGACCCAGCGAAGTATGAGGCCATGGCTGAAGTT TGCCTGGGTAAACCTGTTGCGTTTATTGAGTTGAACAAGATCTTTGTCGAGGCAAGTTCCATCGCTGTTATCGATACAATAGAGACTAACCAGGCCGAACAGCTGTTGCGACGCTTTGACTTTTGTATGGCTCGCCCTGAGAGACCACTTCATATAATGAATGCT TTATTTACCCTGAAAACCAAGTCTATTTTCAGCGTCATTCTTTTTTGCTTAAATCGCTTCATCGGAACCATGATTGGCTCGAG TGTTTTATTCGCGTTTGGTCTTGTGACTAATGTTGCTATTGCCAGCGTATGCAAGCCTCGACCTTCCGACAGCTCCA GTGCTTCTTCTGTCGAGAGTGTGACATTGAGTATTTCTGCCACCGCTCCAACGACGACTGTCGCCGCTGAAACAACAACCGCTACTTCTGCCGATCTGTCGACTACCTTCGCCTCTACTGTTGGCGATGAGACTACCACAGAGGCTATAGGGACGGCTACCACCACTGAAACATCAGTGACTGTCGATTTCTCAACTACCATTGAGACAACTGGCACTGCAGAGACCGCCATCACTAACGCTATAACCACTGCCGCGACTACGACTGCAGAGACAACGACAGCCGATGCCACCACCACAACCGCAGATACCTTCGTCCCAATCCCAACATTCGACGTCCTCGCTATCGGCGCTCAAGTCGACGGCCAAAAGCTCCGCGGTCACGTAACAACAGACTACGAAATGGGATGGAATATGGACCGTACACCCCCAATCCTCGCCTTCTCCATTGACCCCGACACAAACCAGGTCAAGGAAGTCAATGGAAACTACCTCTGTCTTCAATACGGCGATCCTAACGAAGACTACCCCAACTTTCTTAAACTTTGCGACCCCGGCAGTGTCACCAACATCGATATTGGACTTGGTATGGTTACTTGTGAGCAGACTCGTGATCGCAGGCTTGAGTGCTCGGCCCCAGCTGCGCAGTGCGTGGAGGATGATATGACCAGGATGGTGACTTGTTCGGCGCTCCCTGGGACAGTTACGGGCTTTTATACATATTCAG GCATCGCATTGGCGGAATCTCGCACGACAATGATCTTTACTGAGACTCACACCGTCGATACTACCAATACTGCGACTGTCGATGTCTCTGCCAACACAGCCACGTCTACTGTTG ACATGCTGTCTGCTGCAACTACATCAACGATCGATGCAACCAAGATTACCACCACAGCTGAGTCAACTATAACATCAGACCTTCCTACAAGCGTATCAGCATCCGAGCCCTTCGAGACATTCGACGTTCTTGCTATCGGCGGCTCCATCAATAGACAATACATGAAGGGCGGAGTAAATGAGGGCTCAATGATGGGATGGGATCTCACAGGCACCGGGACAGGCCACATGCCTTCGTTCACCATTGAGCCCGGCACAAACTATGCCAAAGTGCTGCGCAACGATCTTTACTTATGCATTGGATACGGAGACGGTAGCGAGCCCAACTTCGTCGT AACGGATGGGCTATGGCTTGCTATAGATTCGGCTAGTAATCCGACTTCTGGTAGCCCTTTTCAACCCATCGAGCTTGGAATTACGCCAAATGAGTCCAAGTAG
- a CDS encoding S-adenosyl-L-methionine-dependent methyltransferase gives MIPRVDGAFRNASAPKSIGGTSVKPRSDPEEPITLHKERPGTKKNEERGGVPFNQSFVIHSSITLAPSTMALQDSQQEGSTPPPEPVIQIQDAIAAGDDDDADSSIGEEIEPSVVSISSSILAYRQENGRSYHALSSGKYVLPNDEEENERLDLQHELYVRTLDGDLAVCPKAKSAKRVLDMGTGTGSWAIDYADANPQAQVIGVDLSPIQPALVPPNVSFEIDDLEKEWTWTQKFDFIFARMMLGCFTDFPQIIKVAFDNLEPGGYLELQDMSLPARSDDGTLHPESYLSKWCRSCFEAGQNLGRPVFPTTEYKDYLAAAGFVDIVEVQQKWPTNPWPRDRKFKELGAWACANIAGGLDGLSLAYFTRGLGWSTEETRVFCAHVRKDLQNPKIHAYWPIYFVYGRKPLESS, from the exons ATGATCCCACGCGTTGATGGCGCATTTCGGAACGCATCCGCGCCCAAATCAATTGGCGGAACATCAGTAAAGCCACGTTCCGATCCAGAAGAGCCCATCACGCTACACAAGGAACGGCCCGGCACAAAAAAAAATGAAGAAAGAGGGGGCGTCCCTTTCAATCAATCCTTCGTGATCCACAGCTCAATCACTCTGGCCCCATCGACGATGGCACTTCAAGATTCCCAGCAGGAGGGTAGCACTCCGCCCCCAGAGCCTGTTATCCAAATCCAAGATGCTATC GCTGCAggtgacgacgacgatgccGATTCTTCGATTGGCGAG GAAATAGAGCCATCGGTTGTTTCAATTTCGTCGAGTATTTTGGCGTATCGACAGGAGAATGGTCGCAGCTATCATGCGTTGAGTAGCGGGA AATATGTCCTGCCGAATGACGAA gaagagaatgaAAGACTGG ACTTACAACACGAGCTTTATGTTCGAACGCTCGACGGAGACCTCGCTGTATGTCCCAAAGCGAAAAGCGCGAAACGTGTTCTTGATATGGGAACCGGCACTGGCTCATGGGCCATTGACTACG CTGATGCAAACCCTCAAGCCCAG GTAATTGGTGTTGATCTCAGCCCAATTCAGCCAGCCCT CGTCCCACCAAATGTGAGCTTCGAAATAGATGACCTCGAAAAAGAATGGACGTGGACCCAGAAATTCGACTTCATCTTTGCCCGCATGATGCTCGGCTGCTTCACAGACTTCCCCCAAATCATAAAAGTCGCCTTCGACAACCTCGAACCTGGCGGCTACCTCGAACTCCAAGACATGTCCCTTCCCGCGCGCTCCGACGACGGAACCCTCCACCCAGAAAGCTACCTCTCCAAATGGTGCAGATCCTGCTTCGAAGCCGGTCAGAACCTCGGTCGTCCTGTATTCCCCACAACAGAGTATAAGGATTAtctcgctgctgctgggTTTGTCGATATTGTCGAGGTGCAGCAGAAGTGGCCGACGAATCCGTGGCCGAGGGATAGGAAGTTCAAGGAGCTGggggcttgggcttgtgcGAATATCGCTGGTGGGTTGGATGGGCTGTCGTTGGCATATTTTACGAGGGGGCTTGGGTGGTCGACTGAGGAGACGAGGGTGTTTTGTGCGCATGTGAGAAAGGATTTGCAGAATCCCAAAATCCATGCGTATTGGCCGAT CTATTTTGTCTATGGGAGAAAACCTCTGGAATCGTCTTAG
- a CDS encoding Alpha/Beta hydrolase protein: MYAVNWAFAFAFWAGLAAATPKCNPSKYITVETANGPITGHVADNSPCVVEYLGIPYAKPPVDKLRFAAPQRITSYSKKPFKAESFGYDCPLTTSKKVDYPDMTPQAQQIISYFASAAGTPQSEDCLTLNIWSKATPNSARANKPVLVFFYGGRFAIGNTDSPFYNGKYFADAEDIVVITVNYRINIFGFPGAPGETQNLGLRDQRAAVEWVRDNIWRFGGNPSKITIAGQSSGGVAVDYWTYAYKKDPIVNGIIAPSGNAFSFPVNSAAVQEKNWDSVVSTVGCNTTSDVMTCMRKVDWEDIKKAAAGIKPVASSSVLRSIPPFYPKPDNEIVFSDYVSRTKSGNFVKVPILFGNNNNEDGYYRIPAYGNGVVPTDAQVKSFLLESFTCPVSYQAKARRDHNVPSWAYRYLADWDNTRLFPTSGAYHGVDLHMIFGASGDVSGIEPSADQKRLTKIMQHAWFSFSDDPSSGLSKLGWPKFDPNRNTLIELGKGTKPRVDFVKPSVYDAACSTVTMGALSTSS; encoded by the exons ATGTACGCGGTCAATTGGGCTTTTGCATTCGCCTTTTGGGCAGGTCTGGCTGCTGCAACACCGAAATGCAACCCATCCAAGTACATCACCGTCGAGACAGCGAATGGACCGATTACTGGCCATGTCGCGGATAATTCGCCGTGTGTCGTTGAGTATCTGGGTATCCCGTATGCGAAACCGCCGGTGGACAAGTTGAGGTTTGCGGCTCCTCAGCGAATCACGTCTTACTCAAAGAAGCCATTCAAGGCGGAAAGCTTTGGATACGATTGTCCATTGACGACGAGTAAGAAGGTTGATTATCCTGATATGACGCCTCAGGCTCAGCAGATCATTTCATACTTTGCAAGCGCGGCGGGAACTCCTCAGAGTGAGGATTGTTTGACACTTAATATTTGGTCAAAGGCCACGCCTAACTCAGCAAGGGCAAACAAACCCGTATTGGTCTTTTTCTACGGTGGCC GATTCGCTATTGGAAACACCGACAGTCCTTTCTACAATGGCAAATACTTCGCTGACGCAGAGGAtatcgtcgtcatcaccgTCAACTACcgcatcaacatctttgGCTTCCCCGGTGCGCCCGGGGAGACTCAAAATCTAGGTCTGCGCGATCAACGAGCTGCTGTTGAGTGGGTTCGCGACAATATCTGGAGGTTCGGCGGTAACCCTTCAAAGATCACAATCGCTGGCCAATCTTCTGGTGGCGTAGCTGTTGACTACTGGACATATGCCTACAAGAAGGATCCGATTGTCAATGGAATCATCGCTCCATCGGGCAACGCTTTTAGTTTCCCTGTCAACTCCGCTGCCGTCCAGGAGAAGAATTGGGATTCAGTTGTGTCAACTGTCGGATGTAACACTACCAGTGATGTAATGACTTGCATGCGCAAGGTTGACTGGGAGGATATAAAGAAGGCAGCTGCTGGTATCAAGCCTGTTGCTAGCTCCAGCGTCCTCCGATCCATCCCTCCATTCTACCCCAAGCCAGATAACGAGATTGTCTTCTCAGACTACGTTAGTCGAACCAAGAGTGGAAACTTTGTCAAAGTTCCCATCCTGTTTGGCAATAACAATAACGAAGACGGATACTACCGTATTCCCGCCTACGGAAATGGAGTTGTTCCTACCGACGCCCAAGTCAAATCATTCCTTCTCGAATCCTTCACCTGTCCCGTATCCTACCAGGCCAAGGCACGACGAGATCACAATGTACCGTCATGGGCGTACCGATATCTGGCAGACTGGGATAATACGAGATTGTTCCCTACAAGTGGCGCGTACCATGGTGTTGACCTGCACATGATCTTCGGCGCATCTGGCGATGTCAGTGGTATTGAGCCATCTGCAGACCAGAAGAGACTCACCAAGATCATGCAGCATGCTTGGTTCTCTTTTAGCGATGATCCTTCATCTGGTCTGAGTAAGCTTGGTTGGCCCAAGTTTGATCCGAACCGTAATACATTAATTGAGCTAGGTAAGGGTACGAAGCCTCGTGTCGACTTTGTGAAGCCTTCTGTTTACGACGCTGCTTGCTCAACAGTCACGATGGGGGCGCTTTCGACTTCTTCATAG
- a CDS encoding glycosyl hydrolase family 61-domain-containing protein: MKTTTYVSALLSLASAVSAHYTFDKLTLAGVQQGTDNEYIRKHQNGYMPTKFKNIPDGSISPTDKDFTCNKGSTPSANAFGGTGMKHPGPIQVYAAPVKDATSDSPYDLKWYKIHQALICKSGNAESLRSTAWCSWGEDSVHFKIPSTLPDGQYLIRGEHIGLHGAHDGQAEFYYACAQVEVSGNSATTIPGTSVSIPGVYKQDDAAVNFSLWGSSTSYDVMPGPDVIPGGTIRGSADGAGGDVTKTVEGGADTGSDSGSDASPTEGSAAPSSTPTSAPEPSQAPVVPDVPDSAETTPQPTPVAAETTPLPSAGNGASNGCSSGSSKARRHARHFAAHRF, encoded by the exons ATGAAGACCACCACTTACGTTTCCGCTCTTCTCAGTCTGGCCTCCGCCGTCAGCGCTCACTACACTTTCGACAAGCTCACACTCGCTGGCGTCCAACAGGGCACTGATAACGAGTACATCCGCAAGCACCAGAACGGCTACATGCCcaccaagttcaagaacATTCCCGATGGTTCCATCTCTCCCACCGACAAGGACTTCACTTGCAACAAGGGCTCTACGCCCTCTGCCAAC GCTTTCGGCGGCACTGGAATGAAGCACCCCGGTCCTATCCAGGTCTACGCTGCTCCTGTCAAGGACGCTACGAGTGACAGCCCTTATGACCTGAAGTGGTACAAGATTCACCAGGCTTTGATCTGCAAGTCTGGCAACGCTGAGTCTCTCCGCTCAACTGCTTGGTGCTCTTGGGGTGAGGACTCTGTCCACTTCAAGATTCCTTCCACTCTTCCTGATGGACAGTACCTCATCCGTGGTGAGCACATTGGTCTTCACGGTGCTCACGATGGCCAGGCTGAGTTCTACTATGCCTGTGCTCAGGTTGAGGTCTCTGGTAACAGCGCCACCACCATCCCCGGTACTTCTGTCTCTATCCCCGGTGTCTACAAGCAGGACGACGCTGCTGTCAACTTCAGTCTCTGGGGAAGCTCTACCTCCTATGATGTCATGCCTGGTCCCGATGTTATCCCCGGTGGTACTATCCGCGGTAGCGCTGATGGTGCTGGTGGCGATGTCACCAAGACTGTTGAGGGCGGTGCTGACACTGGTTCCGACTCTGGCTCTGATGCTTCTCCCACCGAGGGTTCCGCTGCTCCTTCTTCCACTCCTACCTCTGCTCCCGAGCCTTCTCAGGCTCCCGTTGTCCCTGACGTTCCCGACTCTGCTGAGACCACTCCCCAGCCTACccctgttgctgctgagaccACTCCTCTGCCCTCTGCCGGTAACGGTGCCAGCAACGGATGCTCTTCTGGTTCTTCCAAGGCCCGCCGCCACGCTCGCCACTTCGCCGCTCACCGTTTCTAA
- a CDS encoding peptidase S8/S53 domain-containing protein has product MSAPTINGNPFSVSSLPDDPQSQQRSGENRLNHLPENTNYIVLETQDPLKRPEKHTLKDLHVDLQEYLGGNTWLCRYEPTDIKSLRDLAFVKDAKPLHPELKLEPALKSSDGAARTVDIVLQSRADDSAEDISQRIQDSLGISPEDITIRDGNSIIRLTGNNDKLQEIAKIDSVGSIQQVHKLTFFNNVAREILHADVTGSSPNTTIFKGANQIVTVADTGFDTGDKNKTHEAFTGRVQKLIPIGRSSKTNDPDGHGTHVCGSVLGDGHSERMGGPIQGTAPEATLIVQSLLDSRGGLFGRSEKTLGDLLREALNHQSFIHTNSWGPMWTEQLTYNNASTDLDNFVSTHQEMTVCFAAGNDGGEKTDLGHIGAQAAAKNCIAVGSSDNRRKAKNNRFDAFKADGVVEGDPNNISWFSSRGPTLERRIKPDVVAPGTMILSAKSRDAKPSDQFGRSTDPAWTFSSGTSMATPLVAGCVAVLRETLQKDGVASPSAALLKALLVNGAVSTGKKVEAQGFGRVDLANSVILKGITTNKGYLEGELLDEDDQDEFVKTLTLGDLLMPDGPDSEAVTLKVTMVYSDLPGAALQNNINLQVAVGDAPSRFGNLGDRPDDVNNVEQVVWSGIPADERETKITLNVSAPRTMCGDKQAFALVWSVN; this is encoded by the coding sequence ATGTCTGCCCCAACTATCAACGGCAACCCGTTCTCCGTCTCGTCCCTCCCAGATGACCCTCAGAGTCAGCAGAGGTCTGGCGAGAACAGACTCAATCATCTGCCAGAGAACACCAACTACATTGTCCTCGAAACCCAAGACCCTCTCAAGAGGCCTGAGAAACATACCCTCAAAGATCTACATGTCGATCTGCAGGAGTACCTCGGTGGCAACACGTGGCTCTGTCGCTATGAACCCACGGACATCAAGTCCCTTCGTGACCTTGCTTTTGTCAAAGATGCAAAGCCTTTGCATCCAGAGCTGAAACTTGAACCTGCCCTCAAGTCTTCTGATGGTGCAGCTCGCACCGTTGACATTGTCCTCCAGAGTCGTGCAGACGACTCTGCTGAGGATATCTCCCAGCGTATCCAAGATTCCCTTGGCATCTCGCCTGAGGATATCACCATCAGAGATGGTAACTCTATCATTCGTCTGACAGGCAATAATGATAAGTTGCAAGAGATCGCCAAGATCGACAGCGTTGGCTCTATCCAGCAGGTTCACAAGCTCACGTTTTTCAACAACGTGGCTCGTGAGATCCTCCATGCTGATGTCACTGGATCCTCCCCTAAcaccaccatcttcaaaggTGCAAATCAGATAGTCACCGTTGCTGACACTGGGTTTGACACTGGTGATAAGAACAAGACCCACGAAGCTTTCACTGGTCGTGTTCAGAAACTCATCCCCATCGGCAGATCTTCCAAGACCAACGACCCCGATGGACACGGTACACATGTCTGCGGTTCTGTTCTCGGCGATGGGCACTCTGAAAGAATGGGAGGTCCAATCCAGGGCACTGCACCAGAAGCGACTCTCATTGTCCAATCTCTGCTGGACAGTCGCGGTGGCTTGTTCGGTCGATCTGAGAAGACTCTTGGCGATCTACTCAGAGAGGCCCTCAATCACCAGTCTTTCATTCATACCAACTCGTGGGGTCCTATGTGGACAGAACAACTTACCTACAATAACGCGAGTACAGATCTCGACAACTTCGTTTCCACTCATCAAGAGATGACAGTTTGCTTCGCTGCTGGTAACGACGGTGGTGAGAAGACTGACCTTGGCCACATTGGTGCACAAGCAGCGGCCAAGAACTGCATCGCGGTTGGGTCAAGCGATAACCGTCGCAAAGCTAAGAACAACCGATTCGACGCCTTCAAGGCCGATGGAGTTGTTGAAGGTGACCCCAATAACATCTCTTGGTTTAGTAGTCGTGGGCCTACGCTTGAACGCCGCATCAAGCCTGATGTTGTTGCGCCAGGTACCATGATTCTTTCGGCAAAGTCAAGAGACGCGAAGCCAAGTGACCAGTTCGGTCGCTCGACTGACCCAGCGTGGACATTTAGTTCGGGCACCAGCATGGCTACTCCGCTTGTCGCAGGTTGTGTTGCCGTTCTTCGAGAGACACTGCAGAAGGATGGAGTCGCCTCCCCGAGTGCCGCGTTGCTCAAAGCCTTGCTTGTCAACGGCGCTGTGAGTACGGGCAAAAAGGTTGAAGCCCAGGGTTTCGGCCGTGTCGATCTCGCAAACTCTGTCATCCTGAAGGGCATCACTACCAACAAGGGCTACCTGGAGGGGGAACTtctcgacgaggatgacCAAGATGAATTCGTCAAGACACTAACCCTTGGAGATCTTCTTATGCCTGATGGACCAGACTCGGAGGCTGTTACGTTGAAGGTCACAATGGTGTACTCCGATCTTCCTGGCGCTGCTCTGCAGAACAACATCAATCTTCAGGTTGCTGTTGGCGACGCGCCGAGCAGATTCGGAAACCTGGGTGATAGACCTGATGATGTTAATAATGTCGAGCAGGTTGTTTGGAGCGGTATTCCTGCTGACGAGAGGGAGACCAAGATCACGCTTAATGTGTCTGCGCCAAGGACTATGTGTGGGGATAAGCAAGCCTTTGCTCTGGTTTGGAGTGTGAACTGA
- a CDS encoding inosine triphosphate pyrophosphatase-like protein, whose translation MNDINLITGNANKIADIKATLAPAGITVHSQSLDIPEIQGSIEEITIAKCRRAAEMVGGPVVVDDTALCFNAMDGMPGPYIKFFLEAMGPEKLHLLLAGFSDKTAQAVATIGYCQGPGHEPLLFQGRINGTIVPARGVMRYGWQTCFQPDGMGLTLAEMPDEEKHKMSHLGIALQKFTAWLKGDQHPADAMGSAP comes from the exons ATGAACGATATCAACCTCATTACTGGCAACGCCAATAAGATAGCAGACATCAAGGCTACTCTCGCTCCAGCTGGAATTACCGTTCACAGTCAATCTCTCGACATACCTGAGATACAAGGATCGATCGAAGAAATCACAATCGCCAAATGTCGCAGAGCGGCAGAAATG GTTGGCGGTCCGGTTGTCGTAGATGATACGGCGCTCTGCTTCAATGCGATGGATGGCATGCCGGGACCCTACATAAAATTCTTCCTCGAAGCTATGGGTCCTGAAAAGCTACATCTCCTGCTAGCTGGCTTCTCAGACAAGACCGCCCAAGCTGTTGCGACTATCGGGTATTGCCAGGGTCCTGGTCACGAACCCCTCCTTTTCCAAGGACGGATTAACGGGACGATTGTGCCTGCAAGAGGTGTGATGCGATATGGATGGCAGACATGCTTTCAACCTGATGGGATGGGTTTGACATTGGCGGAGATGCCAGATGAAGAGAAACATAAAATGTCGCATCTTGGGATAGCTTTGCAAAAGTTTACTGCGTGGCTGAAGGGGGATCAGCATCCTGCTGATGCCATGGGCTCCGCTCCATGA
- a CDS encoding uncharacterized protein (expressed protein), with amino-acid sequence MVADKKLDHRIGTEFALDPEGSKITATWFGTRQDFDQSGIAERLGLKLTPVESSWVNTKRWQYENAVLTLSDIPTEFFSRSLGFTADDATSFNATERLVQLIAANRSQSKLKWFCIFDATGGKVAEPAMDSTAYAHRDKVMFYQSYLYNIWAPLTADEKGLLNGIHETIVGGIPTRSPSTYPGYIDPLLENPQEAYWGPNLDRLEAIKREWDPEDVFHNPQSVRPAKLKL; translated from the coding sequence aTGGTAGCCGATAAAAAGCTTGACCATCGCATTGGAACAGAATTTGCCCTTGACCCCGAAGGCTCAAAGATCACAGCAACTTGGTTCGGAACCAGGCAAGACTTTGACCAGTCCGGCATCGCAGAAAGGCTTGGTCTTAAACTCACCCCGGTCGAATCCAGTTGGGTCAATACGAAGCGCTGGCAATACGAGAATGCAGTGTTGACACTTTCCGACATCCCAACTGAGTTCTTTTCTCGAAGTCTCGGCTTCACCGCAGACGATGCGACGTCGTTCAATGCCACGGAAAGGCTTGTGCAGCTCATCGCTGCGAATAGGAGTCAATCCAAACTCAAGTGGTTCTGCATCTTCGACGCTACAGGTGGCAAGGTCGCTGAGCCAGCCATGGATTCAACAGCATATGCCCACCGAGACAAGGTCATGTTCTACCAGTCTTACCTGTACAACATATGGGCACCATTGACAGCTGATGAGAAAGGGCTCCTCAATGGTATTCACGAGACCATCGTAGGCGGTATTCCAACTAGGTCACCCAGCACATATCCCGGATACATTGACCCGCTTCTTGAGAATCCGCAGGAGGCTTACTGGGGTCCAAACCTTGATCGCCTTGAAGCGATCAAAAGAGAGTGGGATCCCGAGGATGTCTTTCACAATCCGCAGAGTGTTCGACCTGCAAAGCTTAAACTGTAG